The genomic interval TACGACCTCGAGGTATATGTTCCTGCCGACTACATGGGCGACGTGATGTCTGACCTTCAGGGCCGTCGTGCCATCATCATGGGCATGGACAGCGAGGCTGGCTATCAGAAGCTCTCTGCAAAGATTCCTTTGAAGGAACTCTCTAACTACTCTATAGCCCTCAGCTCTATCACTGGCGGTCGTGCATCGTTCACCACGAAGTTCGCTTCTTACGAGCTCGTTCCTAACGACATCCAGCAGCAGCTCATCAAGGAGCACGAGGCTGAGCTCAAGGATGAAGACTAATCTTCCATCTTCAATCTATAATCAAAGCGGCGCGTCCATCATGGATGCGCCGCTTTCTTTGACTATAGGCTTTAGTTTTCTTTCTAACTCATCCCCCTCCCTTCGGGCGCTCGGCGCTTGCGACGCTTGGCTCGTCCAAGAATGGAAGGGTGGGGCTACATGCAACTCTGCACTCCGAGGCTTGTTGCTATCGCGGTAAGTATTGCCGCAAGTGTCTGCAAAATAAATTTCCACGTTTCTTTCTTCATAGCTTTTCTTCTTTAACAACGGATTTCACGGATTTTTTTCTCGCGTTCTTCTTTTTTAACAACGGATTTCACGGATTTTTTTCTCGCGTTCTTTTCTAACTCATCCCCCTCCCCTCGGGAGGGAAGGGGTGGGTTTTAGGTTTTAAGGCTCTTCTTCCACTGCCCCTGGGTTCGGCGTCTCATTGCTGTTGCCGCTTCCGCTTCCGTCGACCAGATATCCGCCCTCGAGACCAATCTTCGTGGTGAGCGTGTTGCTCTGTCGCATCACCCTTGCGGTGTAGATGCTGTTCTTGCTCTGGTCGGCGAGGAACTTCACGCCTATGCGGGTGATGTTCTTCGAGATGTCGAAGTCTTCGGAGCTGTCCGCACCTGTGGAGCTGGCGCCGAGGTAGAGCGTGCCTATTCCGTCGAGCTTCACCTTGTAGCCCTCTGCCAGCTGCTCTGCTATGCAGTGCATCAGCTTGCGTGTCACGCCCAGCACCACGTCGTCGGTATACACAGAGCCGTGCTTCATGATGTGGTTGGCCAGCTCATCGGTGCCCATCGTGCCGCGGTGGAGCACCTTGCCATACCACTTGCCGTAACACTTTGTCAGCTTCTCGTTTGTGTTCTGATACTTCTTAATTGTAATTGTTCCCATAGTTTTTAATAGTTTAAAGGTTTAAGTTGTTTAAGTAGTTTGAGTTCTCTCGTGAGCGTTCTTCCTGATTGCTGGCGGTGTTTTTTCTAAACGCCGCGTGCGTTCTTTCTAAACACTCTTGTGTGTCTTTGTGATGCATCCTAAACACAGTACAAAGGTACTAAATTCTTGGGCGCCAAACAAGGATTCTTTTCATTTATCTCAAATTTATTTCAAATGTTAAAATGGGGATGTTGCCTGCTGTATTAGAGTAAAAAGTAAACCTATTCAGGAAAGTAGTCAAACTTTTCCAGACGAGCGAGTCAACTTTTTCAGTATGGGTGTGACGCAGTGACGCAGTTGCATTTGGGTTCGGAGAAGTGTCAAAATAAACGGTAATAATTTTTTATATTATATATTATATAATTTATTATTATATAATATATAATATAATTTTTTTTCTTCTCTTTTAGTCGCTATCTAAATATACCAAATGCAACTGCGTCACTGCGTCACTGCGTCACAGCGTGTAGATTTTGCATTAGAAATATTTGGTAGAGCTGGATTTTATGTTTATCTTTGCATCACATAAACACTAAAGACCAAATATGAGGAATCTGAATATGACAGGTACCAGTCCCTTGTCAACCCTTGTCAACCCCCTTGTCAACCCGGAAATAAAAAACCGCTGAACTGATTTGCTAACCCGATTACGGTGCTACTCTATCATTTCAGCGGGAGGAAATCGTTTCCTTTCACGCTTCAAAGATAGACATTATTTCTGATAGTAGCAAGTATTTTAGCGATTATTTTAAGTTTATCATTATTCCATTTTTTTCATAAACTCGAAGAACGCCAATTGTCTCGCTGGTGAAACTATCTGTGTGCTTGGCTATTTGTAAAGGTTGGGGAACAGCTATTAATTAAATAATATGTAATTTCAGATTTTAATCACTTTTTTCTCAGTAATTGTTTGTATCTTTGCAGGTCGAAGTATACAATGAAAAATGGCAACAACAGAAGTTAAAATATCAGAACTACCTGAAGAGGTAACAGATGTATGAATGGCGAATAATGAGTTCAGGTTCGCCCTATAAAAAAACACTAACCCCGAAGTATGCGAAAGCAGGGACAACGGGGTCTTACGCTGCAAATATAGGTAGAAAAAATGAAACTTGCAAGAAAAACGACAAAAAATTAAGATAAATTATTGAGAAATGGACTCTAAAACGAGTCAAAAGCTTTATTCGGTGCCCAGAATGTGCAAATATCAGAATGCTTGCGCTGGCGACAAGCGGAAGACCATGCAGCTGTATCGCTACAATCTCAGACTTTGTCAGCGGTTCTATGGTGTTTTGAATTTGTTCGAGGTTATGCTGAGGAACGCTATCAATGAACACTATGCAACCTATTATTCCGACCCGGATTGGATTGTCAATCAAGCCGATGCAGGAAAATTGTTGGCTGACGATAAGGATATGATACGAGAAAATGAGGTCGGCTTCAGAAAACATAGCATCTATAGTAATGATAAAATGGTGGCATCGTTTACGATGGGGTTCTGGACATTCCTTTTTACAAAGAAGAATTACAAGCGAGGCGGTAAAACGCTCCTACAAATATTCCCAAACAAGCGTAAAGGCAAGAACCAGGCTGATGTTTACAAAGACCTCACTCATATCCGCGAGTTTCGTAACCGCATTGCTCATCATGAACCAATATGCTTCGATGGTTATGGCAACATCAGTACGGACTTTGCTCGTAGGCACTATCAATTAATCTGTGAGTACATTGACTCGATGGGCCAGCATCCTGACGATGTGATTCAGTGGGTAGAGAAACCTGATGAAATTTTGGACAAAATAGATAGCATCAGGTGAATAAGAAAACACAAATCTTTTTCGCTTAAACGTAATAAAACCCTACAAATACAATGGCAAGAAGTGATCTGTGGACACGCGAGCAGCTGATTATGGCTTTGAATGTGTATTTCAAGATACCATTCAAGGACGTGAAGGAGAAACATCCCCTAATCCAGAAATATGCTCCACTGATAGGCAGGACACCTACTGCGTTGAAAATGAAAATAGGCAACTTCGGACGCCTTGATCCTTCTTTGAAGGCAAATTACATTACAGGTTTGGAGCATGGTAGTTCTGCAGAGAAACCAATATGGCAAGAGTTTTGGGGCAACCTTGATAAATTGGCATTTGAAAGTGAACGACTATTTGCAGAAAGGGCAGGAAAGAAAGTTGAAGATACACTGGATGTTGACATACAAAAACTTCCTCAAGGACGTGAGAGAGAAGTTATAGTTAGACAGAGGGTAAACCAGCAATTCTTCCGCGATGCAGTGCTGACGGCATATCTTAACCAGTGTTGCATCACAGGAATCACAAACACACCGTTGTTGGAGGCTTGCCATATATCAGGTTGGGCCGACGATGAGAATAATCGCACTAACCCTAAGAACGGGCTTTGCATGACTCCCACTTTTCATCGAGCCTACGATAAGTTTCTGATAGCTATTACACCTGACTACGAGATTATACTGTCAGATGAGATGCTAAGCGGTACCAAGGACGAAACGACGTTAGAGTATCTTCGTGACTTGCAAGGACGGCATATTATTATGCCCGAAAAGTTTGCGCCAGAACAAGATTTTCTGGCCCAACACTTCGAGGCATACAGGCAAAGAAAATAATCACTTCCAGCTATCAGGTTCATGGCTCTCAAGCCAGTTCAGAAGAGCCTCGTGAGCCAATTCCATATCGAGACGTTCTAATGCTTCTTGCACCTTGGTTTTATCGGAACCAAATTCTTGATATATCCATTGCAAATCGCTCTCGTCAACGTCCTCGTTGTTTAAGTATCTGCATAAAATATCCGAACGCAACACATCATCTCGATGATAATAATCTGGTAAATATTCTCCAATGAATTGCCATAGATTGTTTTCGCTACTTGAATCTTTTTTCAAAGGGCCAATGTTAATGTTTGCATCGCCATCCTTTGTAAAACGAATGCTGATACGACGACTTAATTCTGCAAGGTGGGGTTAGATTACGGATACTTCGACTCGTTCTCTTTGTTCAGCGGCTTTCTCAATACATTTGTTTGTAACCACAGAGACAAAACTCTGGCACATTTCTACGGATTGTTCTTTTTTGATATTGTACTCCATTTTTTTTCCGCAAAGATACTCCGGCGTGGTGAATTATCAAAAAAATCCGGCATTCTTTAAGATTTTACCGGCTTTGTTAAGAAATCCAGATTAAATTCATAACTTTGCATAAAACTTTAGATTATGGACCACCTCACTCCACAACAGCGACACAAGAACATGGCGGCGATTCACAATAAGGATACGAAGCCGGAAATGATTGTGCGACGTGGATTGTGGAAACGTGGTTTTAGATATCGCTTAAATCATAAACGGCTGCCTGGACATCCAGACTTGGTACTAAGGAAGTACAGGACTTGCATCTTCATCAATGGTTGTTTCTGGCATGGGCACAATGTGGATTCAAAGAAAATGGAGAGTTCTGTTTGCTGCAAGATTCCAAGTACTAACCATGAATTCTGGGTGGCGAAGATTCGAAGAAATAAGGAGCGTGATAAGGAGGAGCAACGTAAACTGGCTGAAATGGGCTGGCATTGTATCACCATTTGGGAATGCGAATTGAAGCCTAAACAGAGAGAGCAGATGTTGGACTCCATCGCCTTTACGTTGAACCATATATGGTTGCAGGATCATGGTGCCAAGAGGGTTCCATATCTCCAACATGAGGAAGAGAATATGCAGATGCCGATGGCGGCAGAAGAGTGAAGCACAGCAGGGACAATCGTTTCAGGGTGTCCCCTGACATAACGAATGAAAGTTTCGTGTTCACAAATATCGTGGTATTAAAATACTCAATATTCAAACGTATAAAACTATTTATAGGAAAAATCAATCAGCGAATAAAAAATAAAGTAACAAAAGGAATAAGAAAAGTTGGTAACAAGCAAAGAAGTTACTACCTTTGCAATCCATAAAAAAAGAGCTTAGACAGCTTTCTCGAAGATTCTAGAACCGCCTAAATTCTAAAAGTCAAATCACGAGTAGATTGTCTGCCTGCTCACGTCTTGGAGACGTGGGCATTCGGCAGTTACGGCATTCGTGTAATGACTTTAGGCGGTTAATGAATCGATGTTGTTTCTAAAGGTGCCTGCTCTCCTTTTTTAGTGAACCTTCTTAACCACAATAATTAAAAACTTGGAATTAGCAGACTTGCCCATAGGGCAGCATTTAGGTGGTATCTACTACAACTTACAGGGTGCCACCATCCACAACATCGTAATAAATGGTAATATGTCGAAAAGTGGCGAGGAACACTACGACAAGAATAAAGAGAATGACTTGCAGAGCAAGCAGAACTACACAGAGATAATAAGAAACACGCAACAGTATTTTTGGGGACAGGCTTCCTACGCGGTGTTGTACTGCGTGATGAGGGACTACTTCCAGTATTCAGGCAGTATGTCGCAGTTTGAAAGGGAAGTTGAAAACAGTACATACGACTTTGAGCGTAACTATCATTGTCCTGCAGGAACATTGAAGATGGCTTTCAAGAATAACAAGTACTACAATCTGCCTATAAACCGATGGAAAGAAAATGGAGCATTGGACAGAACGATGACTTTAGTAGATAAACTTAAAGAGAGCATAGAAGAGTTGTCATAGAT from Prevotella sp. E13-27 carries:
- a CDS encoding smalltalk protein, yielding MKKETWKFILQTLAAILTAIATSLGVQSCM
- a CDS encoding Abi family protein; this encodes MCKYQNACAGDKRKTMQLYRYNLRLCQRFYGVLNLFEVMLRNAINEHYATYYSDPDWIVNQADAGKLLADDKDMIRENEVGFRKHSIYSNDKMVASFTMGFWTFLFTKKNYKRGGKTLLQIFPNKRKGKNQADVYKDLTHIREFRNRIAHHEPICFDGYGNISTDFARRHYQLICEYIDSMGQHPDDVIQWVEKPDEILDKIDSIR
- a CDS encoding HNH endonuclease; amino-acid sequence: MARSDLWTREQLIMALNVYFKIPFKDVKEKHPLIQKYAPLIGRTPTALKMKIGNFGRLDPSLKANYITGLEHGSSAEKPIWQEFWGNLDKLAFESERLFAERAGKKVEDTLDVDIQKLPQGREREVIVRQRVNQQFFRDAVLTAYLNQCCITGITNTPLLEACHISGWADDENNRTNPKNGLCMTPTFHRAYDKFLIAITPDYEIILSDEMLSGTKDETTLEYLRDLQGRHIIMPEKFAPEQDFLAQHFEAYRQRK
- a CDS encoding 6-phospho-beta-glucosidase, which codes for MKKDSSSENNLWQFIGEYLPDYYHRDDVLRSDILCRYLNNEDVDESDLQWIYQEFGSDKTKVQEALERLDMELAHEALLNWLESHEPDSWK
- a CDS encoding very short patch repair endonuclease, producing MDHLTPQQRHKNMAAIHNKDTKPEMIVRRGLWKRGFRYRLNHKRLPGHPDLVLRKYRTCIFINGCFWHGHNVDSKKMESSVCCKIPSTNHEFWVAKIRRNKERDKEEQRKLAEMGWHCITIWECELKPKQREQMLDSIAFTLNHIWLQDHGAKRVPYLQHEEENMQMPMAAEE